The Aspergillus flavus chromosome 2, complete sequence region TGACTCGAGCTATGGGGCGCATATGACCAGACACGGAATGTTTCTGGAAGGGCCGTAGAACTATCGAGTGGGCACGGAGGGTCCACCGGGTGGATTAGAGGGATGCGATGGATGCACAATCCGGCCAGTCCGTCAGATAGTTAGCTCGATACAGTACGACCACCTCTTGCCTAGCTTGGAATGAACGGCGGCAGATTTCCGTTGGAGACGactcccctccccctttaGTAGGGTTTTAGAGGCTTGATGGTCGACAGTCGGTGTGTGGTACCCGTAATAGGTTACGGATTTGGGGTAACTTGTCACGAGGGTCTGGATGGAGAGTAAGACTAGCTGATATTAATGATTAGTGAAGATGTTCTGAAAATTGGTTATGTCCCTTGAGCTTGTAGTCTGACATGTAGGAGAGCGGATGCGTGGATGTGCAGCTAATGTACTCCAGATGTACGGTAGCTGTAGAGTTCAAGCAAGTAAACAATGGGAAAAGGGATGACATAAGTTCTTGGCATGTTTGTTCGCAATGCCAACATCACTTTCGCGATAGCAGTTCAGAGCTTCAATCTCCAATTCTCGGCTTGTCTTATCATTCAgagatcaagaagcgcaGCAATGTCAACCAATTGATGATGCGCCTTGTTAGAAAATCAAAGTATGCACTACATTGTATTCTTTTGCAGTTCAGTGCAATATCTAACTGTGTAGCAGCTCTCATATCCTCAAAACGTCAATGCACCGTTGACCGACATTGAAACGAAATTCCCGTTCTAAAATAAAAcgcaaaataaaaataaaaacagtCTCAACCAACATAATCCAAGATGACCAACCTCCGACCAACCATCCGCAAGGCCAcctccctcctccgccaTCTCAACTCCCCTCACCGAGCGCACTCCACCTCCGTCTCCGCCGATGAACTATCTCACTTCTCCTCGCTCGCCAACAGCTGGTGGGATCCCATGGGCCCCAGCCGGGTCCTCCATCTCATGAACCCCCTCCGCCACGACTTCATCGCATCTTGCCTATTCGACAGCCTCCCACCGCCACGCGCCAGCGCACCCGAGACCTCCACCCCAGTCAACAACCTCCGCTACCTCGATGTCggctgcggcggcggcatcTTCGCCGAATCCCTGGCCCGCACGATCCCCACGAACGCAAACAGCCCCTCCCAAACAGTCACGCAAGCAGCGTCCATAACAGCCATCGACCCAACTTCAGCACTCATCAAAATCGCCCGCGACCACGCGCGCATGGATCCCAAAGTCGAAGCGCATCTCCGCGACGGCAAATTCACCTACAAAAACTGCACGCTGGAGGACATCGTCGCATCGCAGCGTGAGACGCCCGAGGATGAGAAGTTTGACATAGTCACGCTCTTTGAGGTCCTTGAGCATGTCGACTCCAATGCCGCTTCGTCGCCTCTTGCCTTTTTGACGAACTGTCTTCGGGTCCTTCGTCCtggtggttggttggttgggtCGACTATTGCGCGCACGTTCCCTTCGTTCCTCGTCAACCAGGTCATTGCTGAGGCGCCGTGGCCGATTGGTGTTGTGCCGAGGGGGACGCACGAGTGGAGCAAGTTTGTTAACCCTGATGAGCTGTATGCTTGGGCTCAGGAGGGCCTGATGCGGAGTCAGGATGGAGCGTCGCTGCGTGCTGGAGGTGATGCGTTGCAAGGTATGAGGTGGAAGTGTTCCGGAGTGATGTATTTCCCCGGTATAGGCTGGAAGTTGGTTCCTGGATCGGAGAATTGGGGGAACTATTTCTGGGCTATCAGGAAGGGGCTTTGAGTGGATATCTCGATTTGTGCTTTGTTCAGTTAGGCTAAGGGTGCATCTGGGGCTTGTAAAACAGTATTATTGggtgtatatataaaattgTAGATTACAGATAGAGAAAGCAAATGAATGAGCTTTATGAATTAGGCTGTGGTATAAATATTCGTCACTATTCGTAAAGTACGCCATAACTGGCTCGTGCCGCATCTACCTAAGTAGCAATAGGAGACTGGGATAGAACGTCCGATCTTCGAGTGCACGAGCATTTTTGCACGTGGCGTGTATCTGTTTCATGCTGGGGGCGATTTGAGCAGCGATAGGAGGTTAACGTCCTATAACTTGAACAAAGTGCTCCACGACACTTATGGAATTTCCATCAAGGATTCCACATACAACATCAACGGACTGCACCTGACAGCTATGCTGTTGATATATGTGCAAGGAGTAAGATCGGCTTGGTTAGAGCCGCTACAGTTGCTCATCCGACGATTATCTTCGTCCCTTCcccttgcctttctttttgttagtTTGGGGCTCAGGAACACTGACAGTACCCTGGACGATATCCTCGCTTTCATTCTTCAGCCGTTCAGAGCCGCTAATGAAGAATGTGAGGTCCCTGTTTTGCTCGGTCAAGTCTGCATTCGTCGCCTTGAGACTTTCTACTTCGGAAGTCAGGTGTTCAATGCGTTGCATCAAACTTTCATTCATagttttctcttctcgccACTCCTTTTCCATTTTGCGCGCCATCCCCTCGAACTTCTCTGCACGTTTCTCGGCACGGGTCTTGTCTCGTTCGAGGTTGGGTAATGTCTCATTTTCCAGTTTATCGTATTGTGTGTGCAATGAGCGAAAGTTCGCGGTGGCTTTCTCGGCTGCTTCCTGCGCCGAAGCTGCGGCTGCGCTGGCCTGGGATGCCTTGTCAACAGCTCGCTCGACGATCTCCTCAAAATATGCTCGCTGACTCTCCAGCTGGCTTGTAAGTAGATGGGTGTACTCCACACTCATATTTTCTAGCTTTTCCCGGGGTACTGCGTCTGTCCAGTCTGGCGGGTCGAGCGCACTGTTGTCCGCGGCCGGGAGCTCTACAAGTTTGCCGTCGGTTTTGCTTTGTATGATGCGGTGAACATATGCGTCACCCACATAGTCCCAGACACGTTGCGTAGCGAGGTCCATGGCAAACGCGTGGGAGGTTTCTTTGTAGTGATCAAAAGCATGCGCGCCATCGTAGCGACCGCAACCGACAACCCCGCAGATCAGGCAAATCCAAAGGTTGATGTCGGAATGGCACACACTGCATTCAGCCGGTTCGTCTTCGTAGAGTGCGCCCTGACTGCTTCTGCGGAACTCGTCTTGTGTGTAGCGACAGACGGGACACCCACTACCCTTCCACTTCTGCAGGCATGTACAATGGAAAACATGTTGACAGATTATCGTAAGCAGGCCAGTGGTCTCATCCATGCGTTCTAGACAGACAGGGCATGTTGGCAGCTCCACGAGGGCTGGTGTGGGAGGTGCTAAAGGTCTCGTAGATAGTGTGGCTGATGGTATGGAACTAGATTGTCCTGTAGAGGATATGGTTGCACGCTGGGGACTGGTCGCAGAATGAGATAAGAGAGTGTTCTGATGAGTGGCCGTACCCCCGTGCTGTGCTTGTGAATCCACGACTTGAACCTCCACTGATTTCACGAATACGACATGGCATGTTTCAGGCTTTTCGAGACAACAATGAGAAATCAGTACCAAGACATGCAATTATACCTGCGTAATACGACAAGAAGGTTACTGCTAGAGTAACACTCACCTCCATGCTATTGAAGACCTTCCCATTCCATTCCTTCTGCCATTCCTTAGCCTTCTTCCCGCTGCGAAACTTCAACAGAACCATATACCGATTGGCTCTGGCGGTCCTAATCATCCGGAAATGGCTCACGTCATCCATGCTTGCCTCACCCACAAATCCCAGAAAATCCGATGGTGACATATATGACGGAACGGCGAGTATACACAAAGTCGTGCAGTCATCGTCTGGATACAGGAAGGAAGATTGTTCCCCCACCTGCACGTCCTGACGTGGGTTAGAGCCCCCGCCCAGTTCATCGTACGGTTGTCTCGCAGCAGCGGATCCTTTTAGGTACGAAGGATAATCCTCCTCAACTAAATACGGCGTCTCCTGTGCATCTCGGTACAGATGCACTATTCCCCAGACACTATCGGGGGTTTGTTGGTCGAGCGGTATGTATTTGCCCCTCGTACGTAGACCCCCGAGAATATCAGTGCCGATTCCTGTTGCAACGAGGTTATCCCTGGGATCGCTTCGTCTACCAGCCCGCTTCGAGGCTATTGCCTCCTGGTCCGAGGGTATCATATCAATGCACTCGACTGAAAGTTTATCCAATCTCGGGTCCTTCTCAAAATCGGGGGCGCTGGTCGGCGATTTCGTATAAAGGCGAGGGGTAGTGGGATGTACAGTCTGGACTACGGAATTCAAGCTGCAAGCGTCGCTAGAAAGAAGCGTCGAAGAGCTTGGGAGTTTTCCGTTCGGATGATAGCGGGCTGAGCGTCGCGACCGCTTCTGAATTGGCTGTAAAGCTTCACATATGGAGTCAAAGGCTAATGAAGTTGGAGACGGATCGTCCGCACTGTGGAAGGCGCCTCGGGAATCAGATGAAGGGCGTGCAAATAATTCAATCACAAGGTGGTAAAAATATGAGGGCATCCCGGCAGATGCTCATATCGCTGGGTTTTTCCGAGTTATTACGACAACGAGATTCAAACTGGTTAGATTTTGTTTTGTCTAGAACATTCATCCATAGCTTGACTTCCATCCCGCCTTCGGCGAGCCGTTTGTCACGTGTGATAGGGAGCTGTGGCAAAATGGATGCGATAACAGCGGTGAGATCAATAACAAGGAGGGATTACTCAACTTTAACTTGTCGCATTCTCAAATAGTTTTATGCGCaaataaacaaaagaagacaaggagATTGCTATCTACATCTACTAGATGAGACACTACCAGAAGAGACAGTTCTATACCAAGCTTGAATGCGTAGCACAATAAACCGAACAGAATCGGTTGTTATTCATTGTAGAGAAGGATCGTAGATAATGGGGACTGAACTATGTAATGCACCACAACATTGTGTAGTGATACAGAAAGAAGTATGCTGTTGAATCATATCATAAAGGCCTAGAACCAACCGAACGCCATGCAAGGCTACTCAACCCAGTTGAGTAACGATAGCAGAAAATCAAACAAGACATTAGTTTCCACCACGGAGACGCAGGACCAAGTGTAAGGTGCTCTCCTTCTGAATATTGTAGTCTGAGAGCGTGCGTCCATCCTCTAGCTGCTTGCCAGCAAAGATAAGACGTTGCTGGTCTGGGGGAATACCCTCCTTGTCTTGGATCTTTGACTTGACGTTGTCGATAGTGTCCGAGCTTTCAACTTCCAAAGTGATAGTCTTGCCAGTGAGCGTCTTAACGAAGATCTGCATACCACCACGAAGACGGAGGACCAAGTGCAATGTAGACTCTTTCTGGATGTTGTAATCGGACAAAGTGCGGCCATCTTCGAGCTGCTTGCCGGCGAAAATGAGACGCTGCTGGTCAGGAGGAATTCCCTCTTTATCTTGAATCTTTGACTTCACATTATCGATCGTGTCGGATGATTCAACCTCCAGCGTAATTGT contains the following coding sequences:
- a CDS encoding 3-demethylubiquinone-9 3-methyltransferase (unnamed protein product); the protein is MTNLRPTIRKATSLLRHLNSPHRAHSTSVSADELSHFSSLANSWWDPMGPSRVLHLMNPLRHDFIASCLFDSLPPPRASAPETSTPVNNLRYLDVGCGGGIFAESLARTIPTNANSPSQTVTQAASITAIDPTSALIKIARDHARMDPKVEAHLRDGKFTYKNCTLEDIVASQRETPEDEKFDIVTLFEVLEHVDSNAASSPLAFLTNCLRVLRPGGWLVGSTIARTFPSFLVNQVIAEAPWPIGVVPRGTHEWSKFVNPDELYAWAQEGLMRSQDGASLRAGGDALQGMRWKCSGVMYFPGIGWKLVPGSENWGNYFWAIRKGL
- a CDS encoding cytoplasmic Zn-finger protein, which gives rise to MPSYFYHLVIELFARPSSDSRGAFHSADDPSPTSLAFDSICEALQPIQKRSRRSARYHPNGKLPSSSTLLSSDACSLNSVVQTVHPTTPRLYTKSPTSAPDFEKDPRLDKLSVECIDMIPSDQEAIASKRAGRRSDPRDNLVATGIGTDILGGLRTRGKYIPLDQQTPDSVWGIVHLYRDAQETPYLVEEDYPSYLKGSAAARQPYDELGGGSNPRQDVQVGEQSSFLYPDDDCTTLCILAVPSYMSPSDFLGFVGEASMDDVSHFRMIRTARANRYMVLLKFRSGKKAKEWQKEWNGKVFNSMEPETCHVVFVKSVEVQVVDSQAQHGGTATHQNTLLSHSATSPQRATISSTGQSSSIPSATLSTRPLAPPTPALVELPTCPVCLERMDETTGLLTIICQHVFHCTCLQKWKGSGCPVCRYTQDEFRRSSQGALYEDEPAECSVCHSDINLWICLICGVVGCGRYDGAHAFDHYKETSHAFAMDLATQRVWDYVGDAYVHRIIQSKTDGKLVELPAADNSALDPPDWTDAVPREKLENMSVEYTHLLTSQLESQRAYFEEIVERAVDKASQASAAAASAQEAAEKATANFRSLHTQYDKLENETLPNLERDKTRAEKRAEKFEGMARKMEKEWREEKTMNESLMQRIEHLTSEVESLKATNADLTEQNRDLTFFISGSERLKNESEDIVQGTVSVPEPQTNKKKGKGKGRR